The proteins below come from a single Acidobacteriota bacterium genomic window:
- a CDS encoding pyridoxal-phosphate dependent enzyme, with protein sequence MKSAKFHLQCLFCQARTDSFQAWFRHGQQCPKCGGGQADVIYPRNGRTLQKILHNHTVAMPGLWRYIDVLPINDKRNIVSAGEGVVPIDRWRFFERTAKEVFGIRCRVYAHRHDNNYATGTFKDLAGSVVASVLKESGIPDYVVASTGNVGVAYARYLAGAGTTLYAFIPRNSSVTQEAEISCFGQKAFRVDGDYQKAKEFAASFAAEHGMVLAAGNFDPMRIEAKKTMAYEWLRLMPEFPTVYIQALSGGTGPLAVAKAFREFDAAGLSLTLPRFLLVQSDKCPPMAEAWKKAKAQGFPEGWERNYPIYHNPRTSIPTLATGYPKTYPVLAPLVRRSGGEILAFSEKGALAVTRLTAFESAVRMGPAAAVAVGGFLKTLASGLIRNGDVVLLNIGEGIRRAPEFMKRLVAASSPVASLDACPLMDRKAYEKELWENVSRFL encoded by the coding sequence ATGAAATCCGCGAAATTCCATCTTCAATGCCTTTTCTGTCAAGCCCGAACGGACTCCTTCCAGGCCTGGTTTCGCCACGGCCAGCAATGCCCGAAATGCGGCGGCGGGCAGGCCGACGTGATCTATCCCCGGAACGGAAGAACTCTCCAAAAGATTCTTCACAATCACACGGTGGCCATGCCCGGACTGTGGCGCTACATCGATGTGCTTCCGATCAACGACAAGCGGAATATCGTCTCCGCGGGCGAAGGCGTCGTGCCCATCGACCGGTGGCGGTTTTTTGAAAGAACGGCCAAGGAGGTTTTCGGAATCCGCTGTCGTGTCTACGCCCACCGCCACGACAACAACTATGCCACCGGAACATTCAAGGACCTGGCCGGTTCGGTCGTCGCCAGTGTTCTCAAGGAATCCGGCATTCCCGACTATGTCGTCGCCTCGACCGGCAATGTGGGCGTCGCCTATGCTCGCTACCTGGCCGGGGCCGGCACGACCCTCTATGCGTTCATTCCCAGAAATTCATCGGTCACCCAGGAAGCCGAGATATCCTGTTTCGGGCAAAAGGCTTTCCGCGTCGACGGCGATTACCAGAAAGCCAAGGAGTTCGCCGCATCGTTCGCCGCCGAGCACGGGATGGTCCTCGCCGCCGGAAATTTCGACCCGATGAGAATTGAGGCCAAGAAGACCATGGCCTACGAATGGCTGCGCCTGATGCCGGAATTCCCGACGGTCTACATCCAGGCCCTGAGCGGAGGCACGGGACCCCTGGCCGTCGCCAAGGCGTTCAGAGAGTTTGACGCGGCCGGCCTGAGTTTGACCCTTCCCCGGTTCCTTCTCGTCCAGAGCGACAAATGTCCGCCCATGGCCGAAGCCTGGAAAAAGGCCAAAGCCCAAGGATTTCCTGAAGGCTGGGAACGAAACTATCCGATTTACCACAATCCCCGGACGTCCATTCCCACCCTGGCCACGGGCTACCCCAAGACCTATCCCGTGCTCGCCCCGCTTGTCCGCCGGAGCGGCGGAGAGATCCTGGCGTTTTCCGAAAAGGGCGCCCTTGCCGTCACTCGGCTGACGGCTTTCGAATCGGCCGTCCGCATGGGGCCGGCCGCCGCCGTCGCCGTCGGCGGCTTTCTCAAGACCCTGGCCTCCGGACTCATCCGAAACGGAGACGTCGTCCTCCTGAATATCGGCGAAGGCATCCGCCGGGCTCCCGAGTTCATGAAAAGACTGGTTGCCGCCTCGTCCCCCGTCGCCTCGCTTGATGCCTGCCCGCTGATGGACCGCAAGGCTTACGAAAAGGAACTCTGGGAAAACGTCTCCCGGTTCCTGTAA
- the lgt gene encoding prolipoprotein diacylglyceryl transferase, protein MFPILVRIGPLTVHTYGLLLAVGVGLGLWFLYVQARKQGLDAPRIMDAAFYTIIVSLIGAKLILFFGSLSFYLENPRELFSLARSGGVFQGGLTFGVVFALWYFYKKKIPTWRTADIIGPALALGHGFGRIGCFSAGCCYGTECALPWGTVFNNAYGHQLTGIPLNIPLHPVQLYEAALNFLNFGILFWALKRKTYHGQVFVLYIINYSIIRFVTEFFRGDHPDKAYLIHGASALTSLSYSQVFSIVGLAGGLILSLFLKKNRVDA, encoded by the coding sequence ATGTTCCCCATCCTCGTCCGCATCGGACCGCTGACCGTCCACACCTACGGCCTTCTGCTGGCCGTCGGCGTCGGACTGGGATTGTGGTTTCTCTATGTTCAAGCCCGCAAACAGGGCCTCGACGCTCCCAGAATCATGGATGCCGCTTTTTACACGATCATCGTTTCTCTGATCGGCGCCAAGCTCATTCTGTTCTTCGGCAGCCTGTCGTTTTATCTCGAGAATCCCCGCGAACTCTTCAGTCTGGCCCGGTCCGGCGGCGTTTTTCAGGGAGGCCTCACCTTCGGCGTGGTCTTCGCTCTCTGGTATTTTTACAAAAAGAAAATCCCCACCTGGCGAACGGCGGATATCATCGGACCGGCGCTGGCCCTCGGTCACGGTTTCGGCCGGATCGGATGCTTCAGCGCGGGGTGCTGTTACGGAACCGAATGCGCTCTTCCCTGGGGAACGGTTTTCAACAACGCCTACGGCCATCAATTGACGGGAATTCCCCTCAACATTCCCCTGCACCCGGTGCAACTCTACGAGGCGGCCCTGAATTTTCTGAATTTCGGCATCTTGTTCTGGGCGTTGAAACGAAAAACCTACCACGGCCAGGTCTTCGTTCTCTATATCATCAATTATTCCATCATCCGTTTTGTCACCGAGTTTTTCCGCGGCGACCATCCGGACAAGGCCTACCTCATTCATGGTGCGTCGGCGTTGACGAGCCTGTCTTACTCCCAGGTGTTCTCGATCGTCGGTTTGGCCGGGGGGCTGATCCTGTCTCTTTTCCTGAAAAAAAACAGGGTGGATGCCTGA
- a CDS encoding ChaN family lipoprotein, with translation MNRIAVVAFIIFVIIPVFSDAVPAGQQDPGKPGEDPILTLELGDPMFRGQFVSAAPGEIISAKAGGAVDFDSMIRDMADSRFVHVGETHNSLPMHEVQLRVLQGLYAQDPHIALGLEMFPSTLQPVLDRFNAGEFDLEEFVRAVRWYETWNFNFGYYRDIFAFALEKGIPVHGINTPREIISRIRMKGWASLEDEEKALVPEPDLSNEDHRTLVRAIFESLDLPPQMKGGGLDMVFEGLYRSQAAWDEVMATAAVRAAEKDGRRMVVLAGSGHLLYNLGLNRRAFEKTGQPFLTVVCVPVPDGQPSVRVARGLADFIWGIAAEKRPAYPDVGLTLRKIDGLDNLVVDPQPSSGVARGAAFVKGDVILDADGLTFNDINELRIYLARFDWGEEAHFRVLRNARVENVTLHFEMPVEKEEE, from the coding sequence ATGAACCGTATCGCCGTTGTTGCTTTCATCATCTTCGTCATCATCCCGGTTTTCTCGGATGCTGTGCCCGCTGGACAGCAAGATCCCGGGAAGCCGGGAGAAGACCCGATTCTGACGCTGGAGTTGGGCGATCCCATGTTTCGAGGACAGTTCGTCTCCGCAGCCCCAGGAGAGATCATCTCGGCGAAGGCCGGGGGAGCCGTGGATTTCGATAGCATGATCCGGGACATGGCGGACAGCCGGTTCGTCCACGTCGGCGAAACGCATAACAGCCTGCCCATGCACGAAGTCCAGCTCCGTGTTCTTCAGGGGCTTTATGCTCAGGATCCTCATATCGCCTTGGGACTGGAAATGTTCCCATCCACGCTTCAGCCAGTTCTCGACCGTTTCAACGCGGGCGAATTCGACCTGGAGGAGTTTGTACGGGCCGTCCGCTGGTACGAGACCTGGAACTTCAATTTCGGTTACTACCGGGATATCTTCGCATTCGCCCTGGAGAAGGGGATTCCCGTCCACGGGATCAACACGCCCCGGGAAATCATCAGCCGGATCCGGATGAAAGGCTGGGCCTCCCTCGAAGATGAAGAAAAAGCCCTTGTTCCGGAACCCGATCTTTCGAACGAAGATCACAGAACTCTCGTCCGGGCGATCTTCGAGTCCCTGGATCTGCCGCCGCAAATGAAGGGCGGGGGACTGGACATGGTGTTCGAGGGCCTCTACCGGTCCCAGGCGGCCTGGGATGAGGTCATGGCCACCGCCGCCGTCCGGGCCGCGGAAAAGGACGGCCGGAGAATGGTCGTTCTGGCCGGGTCGGGCCATCTCCTCTACAATCTCGGCCTCAATCGAAGAGCTTTCGAAAAAACAGGACAACCCTTCTTAACGGTGGTGTGTGTCCCCGTGCCGGATGGACAGCCGTCTGTGCGGGTCGCCCGGGGACTGGCCGATTTCATCTGGGGAATCGCCGCCGAGAAAAGACCGGCGTATCCCGATGTGGGTTTGACCCTTCGGAAAATCGACGGCCTCGACAACTTGGTCGTCGATCCCCAACCGTCCTCGGGAGTCGCCCGGGGCGCGGCTTTTGTGAAGGGCGATGTCATCCTCGACGCCGACGGACTGACTTTCAACGACATCAACGAGTTGCGGATCTACCTGGCCCGTTTCGACTGGGGTGAGGAGGCGCATTTCCGCGTTCTCCGGAATGCCCGGGTGGAAAATGTGACACTGCATTTTGAAATGCCTGTCGAAAAGGAGGAGGAGTGA
- a CDS encoding MFS transporter, translated as MGKVNVFKDFPRTFWVANVLELFERGAYYGMNSVLAVYLADSVQSGGLGFTREAIGLLQSVVYAMTYILPILGGALADRYGYRRVLMVALSLLSAGYFAAGHMSTYGLVFLALLVMATGAGLFKPIISGTVARTTDEKTSAFGFGIYYWMINLGAFLSPLVVSVLKGFAWKYVFIASALYTGAMLVPTAFFYREPPRPKSTKSLSETLKGAAEVLGDARFMLMVMVYSVFWILYFQTFGSVLWYLRDFIDREPVSAAGNSLLIAIGLKWTFTFDIEHVTAINAGTIILLQVVVSRIVAARKALPTMMVGMMLGGAGFILLALSKSAWIYILGIAVFSIGEMTAHPKYYSFIGLVAPQDRKAVYMGYAFLYGVVGSLLGSSIGAMLYDRMLAPVVGTPQAAGRATLFWGLFAILDMFAILALYLFARRFTENTPETRLKARSIMVWVYMFIVVLGGGYIFLAVSGPVVKYRVFVQALIFVALGIGGFLINRRPRE; from the coding sequence ATGGGCAAAGTCAATGTTTTCAAGGATTTTCCTAGAACGTTCTGGGTGGCCAATGTCCTTGAGTTGTTCGAACGCGGGGCCTATTATGGAATGAACTCCGTTCTCGCCGTCTATCTCGCCGACAGTGTTCAGAGCGGCGGATTGGGATTCACCCGTGAGGCGATCGGTCTTCTTCAGAGCGTCGTCTATGCCATGACGTATATCCTTCCCATTCTGGGCGGTGCCCTGGCCGACCGCTACGGTTATCGCCGTGTGCTGATGGTGGCCTTGTCGCTGCTTTCGGCCGGGTATTTTGCGGCCGGCCATATGTCCACCTACGGACTGGTTTTCCTGGCTTTGCTCGTCATGGCCACGGGGGCGGGTCTTTTCAAGCCCATTATCTCCGGCACGGTGGCCCGAACGACGGATGAAAAGACGTCGGCTTTCGGGTTCGGCATCTATTACTGGATGATCAACCTCGGCGCGTTCCTGTCTCCGCTGGTAGTCAGTGTTCTCAAGGGCTTTGCCTGGAAATACGTTTTCATCGCCTCGGCGCTCTACACGGGCGCCATGCTTGTTCCCACGGCCTTTTTCTATCGTGAGCCGCCGCGTCCCAAGAGTACCAAGTCTCTCTCGGAAACCCTCAAGGGAGCGGCCGAAGTCCTCGGCGATGCCCGGTTCATGCTCATGGTCATGGTTTACTCGGTTTTCTGGATCCTCTATTTCCAGACCTTTGGATCGGTTCTCTGGTATCTTCGGGATTTCATTGACCGGGAACCGGTCAGCGCCGCCGGCAACTCACTGCTGATCGCGATCGGTCTGAAATGGACATTCACATTCGATATCGAACATGTCACGGCGATCAACGCCGGAACCATTATCCTTCTCCAGGTCGTTGTCAGCCGCATCGTTGCCGCCCGGAAAGCTCTGCCGACCATGATGGTCGGGATGATGCTCGGCGGCGCCGGCTTCATCCTTCTCGCCCTATCAAAAAGCGCCTGGATCTACATTCTTGGAATCGCGGTCTTTTCCATCGGAGAGATGACCGCCCATCCCAAGTACTATTCGTTTATCGGCCTGGTCGCCCCCCAGGACCGCAAGGCGGTTTACATGGGTTACGCCTTTCTCTATGGCGTGGTGGGATCTCTGTTGGGGTCTTCGATCGGTGCCATGCTTTATGACCGGATGCTGGCGCCTGTTGTCGGGACACCCCAGGCCGCCGGCCGGGCGACTCTTTTTTGGGGACTCTTCGCCATCCTCGACATGTTCGCCATTCTTGCCCTGTATCTTTTTGCAAGACGCTTTACGGAAAACACTCCCGAAACCCGGCTGAAGGCCCGGTCGATCATGGTCTGGGTCTATATGTTTATCGTCGTTCTGGGCGGCGGATATATTTTCCTGGCGGTCTCAGGTCCCGTGGTCAAGTACCGCGTCTTTGTCCAGGCCCTGATTTTTGTGGCTTTGGGAATCGGAGGATTTCTGATCAACCGTCGCCCACGCGAATAG
- a CDS encoding RluA family pseudouridine synthase → MPEKEFRVEAGPDIPARVDVFLAGKLPELSRSQIHEMAAAGRVRVNDRPVRPARRVRSGDRVSLFWCDEPESGLCPQDVDFGISHSDDWILVVEKPSGLVVHPGAGVKDGTLANGLLNRYPELAGVGDPDRPGIVHRLDKETSGLLVVARTREAYLSLQAQFRNRQVHKIYLALVMGRMPECGGVIDRPLGRHWKDGKRMSVKTRKPRSAETRFVVLEEFQETSLLEIAPVTGRTHQIRVHMSSIGHPIAGDVHYGRRKAPGRRHRLFLHAHRLSFVHPGSGETMTFISELPADLEQILREERHLS, encoded by the coding sequence ATGCCTGAGAAGGAGTTTCGGGTCGAGGCCGGGCCGGACATCCCGGCCCGGGTCGATGTTTTTCTGGCCGGAAAGCTTCCGGAATTATCCCGATCCCAAATCCACGAGATGGCCGCAGCCGGACGGGTTCGGGTGAATGATCGGCCCGTTCGCCCGGCCCGGCGGGTCCGGTCCGGGGACAGAGTGTCCCTGTTCTGGTGCGATGAACCGGAAAGCGGCCTTTGTCCGCAGGATGTCGATTTCGGGATCAGTCACTCCGACGATTGGATCCTTGTTGTCGAAAAACCTTCCGGTCTGGTCGTCCACCCGGGAGCGGGCGTCAAGGATGGGACTCTGGCCAACGGACTTCTCAACAGGTATCCCGAGCTGGCCGGAGTGGGGGATCCGGACCGGCCGGGCATCGTCCACCGCCTCGATAAGGAGACCTCGGGTCTGCTGGTCGTCGCCCGAACCCGGGAGGCGTATCTGTCTCTTCAGGCCCAGTTTAGAAATCGTCAGGTTCACAAGATTTACCTGGCGCTCGTCATGGGCCGCATGCCGGAGTGCGGCGGTGTCATCGATCGGCCTCTCGGACGGCACTGGAAGGACGGGAAGCGCATGTCCGTGAAAACCCGAAAGCCCCGGTCCGCCGAGACGCGCTTTGTCGTTCTCGAGGAGTTTCAGGAGACAAGCCTTCTCGAGATCGCTCCGGTCACGGGCCGGACCCACCAGATCCGCGTTCATATGTCTTCCATCGGCCATCCTATCGCAGGTGACGTTCATTACGGACGACGCAAAGCACCGGGGCGGCGCCATCGGCTTTTTCTCCATGCCCACAGGCTGTCGTTCGTCCATCCCGGCTCGGGAGAGACCATGACCTTCATCTCGGAACTCCCCGCCGATCTGGAACAAATCCTGAGGGAAGAACGCCATTTGTCTTGA
- a CDS encoding M14 family zinc carboxypeptidase, producing the protein MSRNKFIGVALVLLISGGLSNAAPSPQTLPTPAEEARYTRYSQSEDVASFLSLLADASPALKVVYAGRTRDVRGYEGEDIPLCILTENGAATPEKIDRTRLTVLLIAAQHGNEQSAKEAVLRFIRDVATGELRPFLAKVNLLVLPQVNPHGNRLDRRVNEDGLDMNRDHIKLESLGVRTIHRVFRTWMPEVTMDIHEKGDDYYRVSIGCVSNINIHPEIETFSRRVILAEVEAVLKRKNIPFHEYLVTSEIGRDTSAGAVYGREEARPREMMKRFSTADINDGRNSLGIYETLSFIQEGASRHDLETLEARTDWQYYGIRSFVDATAAHGPKILKMIREARTNLVDKARTFDKDDLVHLQIAYARDPAQPELVIQAFERAESPVRGILKTDKKAGEALTAADVAPYPLPPDLKITTEVVKNWFPRVESQLSVPRPLGYIIPSERSDIAEALLARRIEIGMFTKDAEVDVEYYRAVAVIPSEADYLAPEKIEVEKKARQTLVRRGDFYVSCAQDGANLIPLLLEPQSEFGLIRYWKYRLVPKPGDVFTIFRVVEPRSLALAPYKKWY; encoded by the coding sequence ATGTCAAGGAACAAGTTTATTGGGGTTGCTCTTGTATTGCTGATTTCAGGCGGGCTCTCAAATGCCGCACCGTCGCCGCAAACCCTCCCGACGCCGGCCGAAGAGGCGCGCTATACGCGCTACAGCCAGAGCGAGGATGTCGCCAGTTTCCTGAGCCTTCTGGCCGACGCGTCTCCCGCTCTCAAAGTCGTCTATGCCGGCCGGACGCGGGATGTTCGCGGATATGAGGGTGAGGATATCCCGCTCTGCATTTTGACGGAAAACGGCGCGGCAACACCGGAAAAAATCGACAGGACCCGCTTGACCGTCCTTCTCATCGCCGCGCAGCACGGCAACGAGCAGTCCGCCAAGGAAGCCGTTCTCAGGTTCATCCGGGATGTCGCGACGGGTGAACTCCGGCCGTTTCTTGCGAAAGTCAATCTTCTCGTTCTTCCTCAGGTCAACCCTCACGGCAACCGCCTCGACAGGCGCGTGAACGAGGACGGGCTGGACATGAACCGCGACCACATCAAGCTCGAATCGCTGGGCGTCAGGACCATCCACCGCGTTTTCCGGACCTGGATGCCGGAAGTGACGATGGACATCCATGAAAAAGGCGACGACTATTATCGTGTCTCGATCGGCTGCGTCTCGAACATCAACATCCATCCGGAGATCGAAACTTTTTCGCGGCGTGTCATCCTGGCCGAGGTCGAGGCCGTCTTGAAGCGGAAAAACATCCCCTTCCATGAATATCTCGTGACCTCGGAGATCGGGCGGGATACATCTGCGGGCGCCGTCTACGGCCGGGAAGAGGCCCGACCCCGGGAGATGATGAAACGGTTTTCGACGGCCGACATCAACGACGGAAGGAACAGCCTGGGGATCTATGAAACGCTGTCCTTCATCCAGGAGGGCGCATCGCGCCACGACCTCGAAACGCTCGAGGCCCGGACGGATTGGCAGTACTACGGGATCCGGTCATTCGTCGATGCGACGGCCGCTCATGGCCCGAAAATCCTGAAAATGATCCGGGAGGCCCGAACGAATCTTGTGGATAAAGCCCGGACATTCGATAAGGACGATCTCGTCCATCTGCAAATCGCCTATGCCCGCGATCCGGCTCAGCCTGAACTCGTCATCCAGGCTTTCGAAAGAGCGGAATCGCCTGTTCGCGGCATCCTCAAAACAGACAAGAAGGCGGGGGAGGCCCTGACAGCCGCCGACGTCGCCCCCTATCCCTTGCCGCCGGACCTCAAAATCACGACCGAAGTCGTCAAGAACTGGTTTCCCCGTGTCGAGTCGCAGCTTTCCGTCCCTCGGCCGCTCGGCTATATCATTCCCTCCGAACGGTCCGATATCGCCGAAGCCCTTCTCGCCCGCCGGATCGAAATCGGCATGTTCACAAAGGACGCCGAAGTCGATGTCGAATATTACAGGGCTGTGGCCGTGATCCCGTCTGAGGCCGATTACCTGGCTCCGGAGAAGATCGAGGTCGAAAAAAAGGCTCGGCAGACGCTTGTCCGCCGGGGCGACTTCTATGTCTCTTGCGCCCAGGACGGGGCCAACCTCATCCCCCTGCTTCTCGAGCCGCAGTCGGAGTTCGGACTCATCCGCTATTGGAAATACAGGCTGGTCCCCAAGCCCGGTGATGTTTTCACCATTTTCCGCGTCGTCGAGCCCCGGAGTCTAGCTCTGGCGCCTTATAAAAAATGGTATTGA
- the fusA gene encoding elongation factor G, which yields MNETVTDKIRNLALIGHGSSGKTSLAAAFLFDTGVTNRLTKVDKGNTLTDFEPEEIDRKISISSALCGIEWNDLRINVVDTPGYSNFLWDARTALRAVDAAAVLVCGVAGVEVGTEKVWDMVAELDLPRILVINKLDRENAGFERTLESVQQFFGREAVPVQLPIGEEKDFRGVVDLISGKAFLFERDENGKFQEQDIPDALREAAERRRKELVEMVAESDETLMETYFEKGELSSEELLSGLRTGVLRRQLFPVFAASATANIGIQPLLDGIVRFLPSPVERGDIPVRIKNEDKSLAPSVDQPFAALVFKTISDPYTGRITLMRVFSGKTAGDALISNSSKDVDEKLGGFFFLQGKDQTPVAQAKAGDIIATAKLKATATGETLAAKGSGVVLPAITFPEPSISFAIEPKTRADEDRISQATHRITEEDPTVRIERDPDTAQLLISGNGELHVRIITDKLKKRYNVDVDLKPPKISYKETIKGRADVQGRHKKQTGGRGQFGDVWIKMEPLPRGKDFEFEDKIFGGAIPKNFIPSVEKGVLEARKKGVLAGYPAVDFKVILYDGSYHDVDSSDIAFKIAASKAFKLAMKDARPTILEPIMSVEVYTPEAYMGDIMGNLNGRRGRVSGMEQKGTMRILKAQVPMSEMLDFEPTLTSITGGRGSFLMEFSSYEEAPAHIQQKIIADAVKEGRIRPEEE from the coding sequence ATGAATGAGACCGTGACGGACAAGATCAGGAACCTGGCCCTTATCGGGCACGGATCGTCGGGGAAAACGTCGCTGGCGGCGGCCTTTCTCTTCGATACCGGCGTCACCAACAGGTTGACCAAGGTCGACAAGGGAAACACGCTCACCGACTTCGAGCCCGAGGAAATCGACCGCAAGATCTCCATCAGCAGTGCTCTTTGCGGGATCGAATGGAACGACCTCAGGATCAATGTCGTGGATACCCCCGGATACAGCAATTTCCTCTGGGACGCCCGGACGGCCCTCCGCGCCGTCGATGCCGCCGCGGTTTTGGTCTGCGGAGTCGCCGGGGTCGAAGTCGGCACGGAAAAGGTCTGGGACATGGTCGCGGAACTCGATCTGCCGCGTATCCTGGTCATCAACAAACTCGATCGGGAGAATGCCGGTTTCGAGAGGACCCTCGAGTCCGTCCAGCAGTTTTTCGGCCGTGAAGCCGTGCCGGTCCAGTTGCCCATCGGGGAAGAAAAAGATTTTCGAGGCGTCGTCGATCTCATTTCAGGGAAAGCGTTCCTTTTCGAGCGTGACGAAAACGGGAAATTCCAGGAACAGGATATTCCCGATGCACTCCGCGAGGCCGCGGAACGCCGGCGCAAGGAGCTCGTCGAAATGGTGGCCGAAAGCGACGAGACGCTCATGGAAACCTATTTTGAAAAAGGGGAGCTTTCCTCCGAGGAGCTTCTTTCGGGGCTTCGGACGGGTGTTCTCCGCCGCCAGCTGTTTCCCGTCTTCGCCGCCTCGGCCACGGCCAATATCGGTATCCAACCGCTTCTCGACGGAATCGTCCGGTTCCTTCCTTCTCCCGTGGAAAGAGGAGATATCCCGGTTCGGATCAAAAATGAGGACAAGAGCCTGGCTCCTTCGGTCGACCAACCCTTCGCGGCGCTTGTCTTCAAGACCATTTCCGACCCCTATACGGGGCGCATCACCCTGATGCGCGTTTTTTCCGGGAAGACAGCAGGTGACGCTCTGATCTCCAATAGCTCGAAGGACGTCGATGAAAAACTAGGCGGGTTCTTTTTTCTCCAGGGCAAGGATCAGACGCCGGTCGCCCAGGCCAAAGCGGGGGACATCATCGCCACGGCCAAACTCAAGGCGACGGCCACCGGTGAAACTCTGGCCGCCAAGGGATCCGGCGTCGTTCTTCCGGCCATCACGTTTCCCGAACCGTCCATCTCTTTCGCCATCGAACCCAAGACTCGGGCGGACGAGGACCGCATCTCCCAGGCCACCCACCGCATCACGGAGGAAGACCCGACGGTGCGGATCGAGCGCGATCCGGATACGGCCCAGCTCCTGATCTCGGGAAACGGCGAACTCCACGTCCGGATCATCACCGACAAACTCAAGAAACGTTACAACGTCGATGTCGATCTCAAGCCGCCCAAAATTTCCTACAAGGAAACCATCAAAGGGCGGGCCGATGTCCAGGGTCGCCACAAGAAACAGACGGGCGGCCGGGGCCAGTTCGGCGACGTCTGGATCAAGATGGAACCGTTGCCGCGGGGCAAGGACTTCGAATTCGAAGACAAGATTTTCGGAGGCGCCATTCCCAAGAATTTCATCCCTTCGGTCGAAAAGGGGGTTCTGGAGGCCCGGAAGAAGGGCGTTCTGGCCGGTTATCCGGCGGTCGATTTCAAGGTCATTCTCTATGATGGATCCTACCACGATGTCGACTCTTCCGACATCGCCTTCAAAATCGCCGCATCCAAGGCTTTCAAGCTGGCCATGAAGGACGCCCGGCCGACCATCCTCGAGCCGATCATGTCGGTTGAGGTTTACACTCCGGAAGCCTACATGGGCGATATCATGGGCAACCTCAACGGCCGTCGCGGCCGGGTGTCGGGAATGGAACAGAAAGGCACCATGCGTATCCTGAAGGCTCAGGTTCCCATGTCCGAAATGCTGGACTTTGAACCCACCCTGACCTCGATTACCGGAGGCCGCGGGTCGTTCCTGATGGAATTCTCCAGTTATGAAGAAGCCCCGGCCCACATTCAGCAGAAAATCATCGCCGACGCCGTCAAGGAAGGCCGCATCCGTCCTGAGGAGGAATAG
- the lspA gene encoding signal peptidase II, translating into MKDTWPYLALAAVCLAADQITKHIVDRTVALYDSITVIPGFFNISRIHNKGAIFGFLGRSDNPLVFLLLKAASIAALIFVVVYFLKTPPSEKGTRISLSLIAAGALGNQIDRWFRGYVIDFLDFHIRGRHWPFFNVADSCITVGALLLVWIYLRRRPECSPSSSASDR; encoded by the coding sequence ATGAAGGATACCTGGCCTTATCTAGCCCTGGCCGCCGTCTGTCTGGCTGCGGACCAGATCACCAAACACATCGTCGATCGAACGGTCGCTCTTTATGATTCGATCACCGTCATCCCGGGATTTTTCAATATTTCGCGTATTCACAACAAGGGCGCGATTTTCGGATTTCTGGGCCGCTCGGACAATCCCCTGGTCTTTCTTCTGCTCAAGGCGGCTTCGATTGCGGCCCTGATTTTCGTCGTCGTCTATTTTCTTAAAACGCCGCCGTCCGAAAAAGGAACACGGATCAGTTTGTCCCTGATTGCGGCCGGGGCGTTGGGAAATCAGATCGACAGATGGTTCCGGGGATATGTCATCGATTTTCTGGACTTTCATATCCGGGGCCGCCACTGGCCGTTTTTCAATGTCGCCGATTCCTGCATCACGGTGGGCGCCCTGCTTCTCGTTTGGATTTATCTCAGGAGGAGACCCGAATGTTCCCCATCCTCGTCCGCATCGGACCGCTGA